The genomic region gagtggggctaGGGGGtattgctgctcagggactaactgggcatcggtcagcaagtcgtgagcaattgcatcgtgcatcacttgttttgtatctttttatctttaataatctttttattattattattattattgtcattttattattgttattattatcattattaatttcttcctttctgttctattaaactgttcttatctcaacccacaagttttacttttttccccattctctcccccatcccactgagtggggggaagtgagtgagcagctgcatggtgcttagttgctggctggggttaatcCCCGACAACAGGTAGAGGGGCCTGCTGTATTTCTACAAAGGAGAGCAAATATTGTAAATGTAGCTTGTCTTTCTGACTCTGTGAATAGAGGGTCTTATCTGCTGTCCCAAGACCTGGCAAATTTTTTCAGCCTCTGACTGGTTATTGCGTTTCTGATCAGAACTCGTCGCTGTGCTGCAGAAGATACTGTTTTGGCTGAAAAGGACAGATTCTTTTAATAATAAGCATAAAGTAAGATATAtgggtgagaagaaaaaaagtagaaagctaaaaaaaaagcatgatgtAAAGTCAAGAGCTTCTCAAGATATAGTCAATGATGATGAAGGCAGTTCTGTTACTGCAGATGATACCCTCTCAGCCCCTTTACTCAGGGTATCTCTCAGGATCAAAAGGGTACCAGGACTCTATCAGAGGATGGGAATTAAGAGCCCTGATTGTCAATTCACTGCTTCTCCCTTGCAGCAGTGCCAACGTATGAGCCCCAAAAGGTGAAGTGGctcatctttcctttttatttttcttttcaagaaaaaaaccttcactCAGTCCTCCTTTGTGGCATGGCCATTTTTGTCCACCTGTGCTGGACGTTCAGAGTCCTGTATCTGGGTCCCATCCTTTCAAGCTTCACTGAATCTGAGAAAACACTACCCAGGAAGCACCTCAGGCTCTGGCCTTCTAGACATCTTCTCAGGATgcgtaattttttttcttgcaaactaATTTTAGCAAAAGAGGTCCTGTGACGAAACTGTCTAAGCTTTGTGATTAATGCAGCTCTGCAAACTCTTCAGCAACTCAAGCACTCTTCCACGACTGTACCAACTGCTCCAGGTTTTATTCTGCTAAGAAAAATTCACTACAGTAtttcaaactgtatttcaaaatgcacATCCAAACTCATTTGTGATTTGCTATCTCTGTATCAACTGCAAGAGAATTCCAGTGAGGTAAGTTGAATTTTGCCTACCCTTAGGAGGCAGCACAGAAAACTATGTAGAAACAAGGTTTTGTAACAAAAAGTTAAATACATTGACAACCAATGGAAATCATAAAGCATTTATTGCTTCAccaagaaaaaatggaagagactCCATTAGAAAGATTCTTAATCTGTTTCCCCACACCGCTTTCTATCAGCCATTAGCAGGTTAATGCTAATAGCTGCCCTCAGGTTAGCCCAGAAAAGGGGACGCTTGCTCCTCTCCTTCGGCCACTCCAGGTAGGTTCGCTTTGCCATGAGAGCCTTCAGCTTGTGATACCTGGCAGGGATAATGTACGGAGGGATCGGCTCCAGTAAAATGAGGATTAAGCTGTTGGAATTCTCGCTGAATAATTTGTGATGGGCAAAGTACAGCTCATAGTGACACCACTCGCTCTGCACAAAGTTGGGAGACAACACAAAGATCGACTTGTAGCTCTTCTCAATGCAGTTAATGATGTTCTCCACAATGCTCTTGCCGGGGACAAAGTTCCTCTCGTGCTGGCACAGTTGTACACAGCCCTCCCCCTTCTCCAGGTTCGGGATCAGCTCGTTCTTCACCCACAACGAATCGCGCTCGCTGTAGGAAATGAACGCGTGAAACTGCAGAATGGTCTCCTGCTCTTCGGGGCGGCTGTGCCAAGCCCTCCGCTTTGTCTGCGTCCACTGCCACGTCATCCGCACGTACCACGGCACATCCAAGTAGATGCACAGAAAGGCCACGACAGCCACCAGCACCAGcgtcagcagcagagctgtcacCAGCAAGAGCACCGTGTTGCAAGCCAGTTCAGTCAGGTGGAAGTCCTTCAGCTGCGTTCCTTGCAAGTCTTCCGGGTACTCGCACACATACGCCGCTGGCCAGCCAAACAGCTTCCCCCCAGACTGCCTCTCCAGGCGGATAAAGTCTTGCAGTTCACAGGAACACTTGAACGGGTTGTGCCCGGCTTGTAGCTCCCTGACCCGTGGGCAGCTCTGGAAGAAGTCGGCAGATGGGGTGAGGATCGAATTCATCTCTACGTTCAGGAACTCCAGCGACGTAAAGCCACTGCACCCCGGCAGGTCAGCCAGGCTGTTCGATGCCAGGTTCAGCTCTTTCAAGGATTTCAGCTCAGCCATTCCCTTGGGGACACTGGTGATGTGATTGTTTTGGAGGTTGAGTTTTTTGATGTTGACTGGCAAGCACTCAAACACGGCATCCATCAACTGATTTGAGGACAGGTCCAACTCTGTCAGAGACTCAGCCCATTGGCATTGCACATCACCTCCATCATGACTCAGCAAGTTGCTGCTGATGTCCAGGTATTTCAGTGACTTCATATGGCTAGTCATGAAGCTTACCTTGGAAAGGCTCTCAAATTTATTCCTCTGCAAGATTAATGTCTCCAGTTGAATTAATTTGtcacatttttgaaaaagcaggtCTGTTAAATCgttgtttaaaaaatttaagtatCTAAAGGGACTGTCAGACGAAGGACACAGCATATGTATCATCTCTGATTCAGTTATTGTCAAGGCTGCAATATTCAtgtctgcaaatattttgtatagGTCATTCTGTGAGAAGTACAGATCTGTGATTAAAACTTTCTTCATTGTGACCGCTTTCATAGACGTACCTGAATAGTCAAAGTCATAGCTTCTGATGTACGACAATTGTCTTACATCGTTAAGATTGAAATATTCAATGGATGAGTGCCATACAGTCTGAAAAGTGTCAATAAGACCATTCCAGTCAACTGACACATTTGTCAGTGTCAGATTTTGTAACGTGGAGCCTTGTCTGAAATTAGATAATaatgctattaatttttttacattgtcATTTGTGATTTCTGACAACGATAGGCTTTCTGTAGTATTTTGTATCAAAACCCAGTCAAAATTAGGTTTGGACTGATGACTATTTGTATAGAGGAGTGGCAggctcttgatttttttgtcagAACCATCTTCGTTAGAAACAGATGTGAAGAGTTCATTTTCCACAGACAGGCTGACACAGTTCCAAAAAGTTAATGCAAACAGAcacttgtaaagaaaaaagtttctgagAGATCTCATATTTTCTGTCACACTGGTTTCTGTTTCCCTGGAGATGCTCAATACTTCTCTTATCTGTCCACCTTTGTTCTAATCCTgtagcaaaataaagaaacaaaaacaaaatgcagatcATGTCATTAAGTGGCTATGCAGGAGTCATCGCAGAGATTGATCTTTTTAAGGTTCCAAtttctcatctctctctctgacTCAAAAAGCAACGAAGGCACCTATTATCATTCAGGAGAGGCACTCTTTATTAAGAGAACACCACTGAAATTTCTATTCGGTAAATATGCTGTACTTAATATATAATGGGTCTGTTTCTTacaaaacaagttttatttcatagtTGACTAAAATTTGCTGCTTACTTACAGAATTACTGCTGTGATTCAATGTATTATGAAGGCTTCCCACAACTGTATAATACACTTTGATCAGAAAGTACAATATCTGAGGTCAGTATGGTCATCGTCTCCTCAGATTCTCTCTTGAAGGATATGAACTAGACtcagacacatttttttaaatggacttGTGACTATAAAACCtagactgaaacacaggatgGAGGTTCAAGAGAGTGAATCAAA from Aquila chrysaetos chrysaetos chromosome 1, bAquChr1.4, whole genome shotgun sequence harbors:
- the LOC115339809 gene encoding toll-like receptor 1, translating into MRSLRNFFLYKCLFALTFWNCVSLSVENELFTSVSNEDGSDKKIKSLPLLYTNSHQSKPNFDWVLIQNTTESLSLSEITNDNVKKLIALLSNFRQGSTLQNLTLTNVSVDWNGLIDTFQTVWHSSIEYFNLNDVRQLSYIRSYDFDYSGTSMKAVTMKKVLITDLYFSQNDLYKIFADMNIAALTITESEMIHMLCPSSDSPFRYLNFLNNDLTDLLFQKCDKLIQLETLILQRNKFESLSKVSFMTSHMKSLKYLDISSNLLSHDGGDVQCQWAESLTELDLSSNQLMDAVFECLPVNIKKLNLQNNHITSVPKGMAELKSLKELNLASNSLADLPGCSGFTSLEFLNVEMNSILTPSADFFQSCPRVRELQAGHNPFKCSCELQDFIRLERQSGGKLFGWPAAYVCEYPEDLQGTQLKDFHLTELACNTVLLLVTALLLTLVLVAVVAFLCIYLDVPWYVRMTWQWTQTKRRAWHSRPEEQETILQFHAFISYSERDSLWVKNELIPNLEKGEGCVQLCQHERNFVPGKSIVENIINCIEKSYKSIFVLSPNFVQSEWCHYELYFAHHKLFSENSNSLILILLEPIPPYIIPARYHKLKALMAKRTYLEWPKERSKRPLFWANLRAAISINLLMADRKRCGETD